In the genome of Elusimicrobiota bacterium, one region contains:
- the rpsB gene encoding 30S ribosomal protein S2, whose amino-acid sequence MQQISIKAMLEAGAHFGHQTRRWNPKMAKYIYGSRNNIHIIDLQKSAKELKRALRFAEEVALKGGKILFVGTKRQAQETVKAEAQRCGEFYVTSRWIGGTLTNFATVRKSIDRLLEMEKMLNEGILDILNKKEGRKFTREFESLKNKYEGVKLMRRIPDALFIVDTTEEVTATNEAQCTRVPIVGICDTNADPDLIDFPIPGNDDALRSIRFFTQSVAQAVIDAKARNKPPETAEAMAVAGVAADSSSSPAEVPVAPAPGTEASS is encoded by the coding sequence ATGCAACAGATATCGATTAAAGCGATGCTCGAAGCCGGGGCCCATTTCGGGCACCAGACGCGTCGCTGGAACCCGAAAATGGCCAAATACATTTACGGGTCCCGCAATAACATCCATATCATCGATCTCCAGAAATCCGCCAAAGAATTAAAGCGCGCGCTCCGTTTCGCCGAAGAAGTGGCGCTCAAGGGCGGCAAGATTCTCTTCGTCGGCACCAAGCGTCAGGCTCAGGAAACCGTCAAGGCCGAGGCCCAGCGCTGCGGCGAGTTTTACGTCACCAGCCGCTGGATCGGCGGCACGCTCACCAATTTCGCCACGGTCAGGAAATCCATCGACCGTTTGCTCGAGATGGAAAAAATGTTGAACGAAGGCATTCTGGACATCTTGAATAAAAAAGAGGGCCGCAAATTTACCCGCGAGTTCGAATCCTTGAAAAATAAATACGAAGGCGTCAAACTCATGAGGCGCATTCCGGATGCCCTTTTTATCGTTGACACCACCGAAGAAGTGACCGCCACCAACGAAGCTCAGTGCACGCGGGTTCCCATTGTGGGCATCTGCGACACCAACGCGGATCCGGACCTGATCGATTTTCCGATCCCCGGCAACGACGATGCGCTTCGCTCCATCCGATTTTTCACCCAATCCGTGGCCCAGGCCGTCATCGACGCCAAAGCCCGGAACAAGCCGCCTGAAACCGCCGAAGCCATGGCTGTGGCCGGCGTAGCCGCGGATTCAAGTTCTTCCCCGGCCGAAGTGCCCGTGGCGCCGGCTCCGGGAACGGAGGCTTCCAGCTAA
- a CDS encoding sugar kinase, with the protein MGIVVVGSVALDVISTPKINRRRVLGGSAVYSALSLSTFTNARLVGVVGEDFPADAVSLLEGRGVDLGGLERKAGLTFSWEGEYTHDLSEAKTLSTNLNVFAEFSPKLPQGFLEEDVVFLGNIDPDLQADVLTQMKSPRLVAADTIDHWLSLKPEALRKLLAKVHVFFLNEKEAKRFSGESKVLRAARAISAWGPRLVVIKSGEHGAMAYDSRTGQCFWSPAFPAYEVVDPTGAGDSFAGGFLGTMAAEPEPFRPALIKKALSVGNVMSSFAISALSVEGLLAASREEIERRLDTLMSMAPEREATLAALIAQPAV; encoded by the coding sequence ATGGGCATTGTTGTGGTGGGTTCGGTCGCGCTTGACGTTATTTCTACTCCGAAAATCAATCGCCGTCGAGTGTTGGGCGGCTCAGCCGTTTATTCGGCCTTGAGTTTATCCACGTTCACCAACGCGCGCTTGGTGGGCGTTGTGGGCGAAGATTTTCCGGCGGACGCGGTCAGCCTTCTGGAGGGCCGGGGCGTGGATTTAGGCGGGTTGGAGCGTAAAGCCGGCCTGACCTTTTCCTGGGAAGGGGAATATACTCACGATCTTTCCGAAGCCAAAACCTTGTCCACCAACTTGAATGTGTTCGCCGAGTTCTCGCCCAAACTCCCCCAGGGTTTTCTTGAAGAAGACGTCGTTTTTCTGGGCAATATCGATCCCGATCTTCAGGCCGATGTTTTAACCCAAATGAAATCGCCGCGCCTGGTGGCGGCGGACACCATCGATCATTGGCTGAGTTTGAAACCCGAGGCCTTGAGAAAATTATTGGCCAAGGTCCATGTGTTCTTTTTGAATGAAAAAGAGGCCAAGCGTTTTTCCGGTGAGTCCAAGGTTTTGCGGGCGGCCCGCGCCATCAGCGCTTGGGGCCCCCGTTTGGTGGTTATCAAATCAGGCGAACACGGGGCCATGGCCTATGACAGCCGAACCGGGCAATGCTTCTGGTCCCCCGCTTTTCCGGCTTATGAGGTCGTTGATCCCACCGGCGCCGGCGATTCGTTCGCGGGCGGATTTTTGGGCACCATGGCTGCGGAGCCGGAGCCTTTCCGGCCCGCGCTGATCAAAAAGGCTTTGTCCGTGGGCAATGTGATGTCCTCATTCGCTATTTCCGCTTTAAGCGTGGAAGGTTTGCTGGCCGCCAGCCGCGAAGAAATCGAGCGCCGCTTGGATACCTTGATGTCCATGGCTCCGGAGCGCGAAGCGACGCTGGCCGCTTTGATCGCCCAGCCCGCGGTTTGA
- the tsf gene encoding translation elongation factor Ts: protein MPVSAPISAEQVAKLREKTGAGFMDCKKALAETNGDFEKAVEVLRKKGLASAAQRAGRTAADGLVGTYVHHSGKVGVMLELNCETDFVAKSTDFQELTKELALQIAAANPRWLRREDVPVAILEKEKEIYRQQAAATGKPAAALDKIVEGKLNKFYSDFCLLEQLSVRDSSGKTKVGDLIARVIAKVGENVVLKRFARFQVGEETASTSSTTNSA, encoded by the coding sequence ATGCCCGTGAGCGCGCCGATTTCCGCCGAACAAGTCGCCAAGCTCCGCGAAAAAACAGGCGCGGGGTTCATGGATTGCAAAAAAGCCCTGGCAGAGACCAACGGCGATTTTGAGAAAGCCGTCGAGGTTTTAAGAAAGAAAGGTTTGGCTTCCGCCGCGCAAAGAGCCGGGCGCACCGCAGCCGACGGTTTGGTCGGCACCTACGTGCATCACAGCGGGAAAGTCGGCGTGATGCTTGAGTTGAATTGCGAAACAGATTTCGTGGCCAAATCAACCGATTTCCAGGAATTGACCAAAGAGCTGGCCCTTCAGATCGCGGCCGCTAATCCCCGCTGGCTTCGCCGTGAAGACGTGCCTGTCGCGATTCTTGAGAAAGAAAAAGAGATTTACCGCCAGCAGGCCGCAGCCACCGGCAAACCGGCCGCTGCTCTGGATAAAATCGTCGAGGGCAAATTGAACAAGTTTTATTCTGATTTTTGTCTTTTAGAGCAGCTCTCCGTCCGGGATAGCTCCGGAAAAACAAAAGTGGGCGATCTGATCGCCCGCGTCATCGCTAAAGTGGGCGAAAACGTCGTCTTAAAGCGCTTCGCGCGCTTTCAAGTCGGCGAAGAAACCGCCTCAACCTCCTCCACCACCAATAGTGCCTGA
- a CDS encoding twin-arginine translocase TatA/TatE family subunit, whose protein sequence is MFNLGWGEILLIGAAALLIFGPSRLPQLAKSVGEAVRTFRKELKNEEASTPDK, encoded by the coding sequence ATGTTCAACCTAGGCTGGGGCGAAATTCTCCTGATTGGAGCGGCCGCTCTGCTGATTTTTGGACCGAGCCGTTTGCCTCAATTGGCGAAATCCGTTGGGGAAGCGGTCCGGACATTCCGGAAAGAGTTGAAGAACGAAGAAGCAAGTACACCGGATAAGTAG
- a CDS encoding NAD-dependent epimerase/dehydratase family protein — MAKPCAYITGGAGFIGFHVAKHLLAKRWRVVVLDNCSRPGVSEHLALLKTYKGLEVVDGDIRRSEDIVRGFVLAGPRVDLVLHLAAHVGVSASIKNPRDDFEINLRGTFELLEAIRRRPKARRPRLFIFASTNKIYGDLSHYQIKSSETRHSYANGREGVAETEPLDFRFPYACSKGAADQYVRDYHRVYGLPTIVLRNSCIYGSHQYGVEDQSWLAQFAIRAYLGKSITMHGDGRQVRDLLYIDDFVRLIDLICENKRGLEGRVYNVGGGAENTVSLLELVALIEKRLKRKIQVKHAPPYPGDQKIFVSDLSSLKNELGWFPKVSVQTGLDRTLSWIETHLATIEKALGERPKLEAGKPNTGAKPRSRRRTKGKASKARR; from the coding sequence ATGGCTAAACCTTGCGCTTATATCACCGGCGGAGCCGGGTTCATCGGCTTTCACGTGGCCAAGCATTTGCTGGCGAAGCGCTGGCGCGTGGTCGTTCTCGACAATTGCTCCCGTCCCGGAGTCAGCGAACATTTGGCCCTGCTGAAAACTTATAAAGGCCTGGAGGTCGTCGACGGCGATATCCGCCGTTCGGAAGATATCGTCAGGGGTTTTGTGCTGGCCGGCCCCCGCGTGGATTTGGTGCTTCATTTGGCCGCCCACGTGGGCGTCTCGGCGTCGATTAAAAATCCCAGGGATGATTTCGAAATCAATTTAAGGGGGACGTTCGAATTGCTGGAGGCGATTCGCCGCCGGCCCAAGGCCCGGCGTCCGCGTTTGTTTATTTTCGCCTCAACGAACAAGATTTACGGCGATTTGTCCCATTATCAAATCAAATCTTCCGAAACTCGCCACAGCTATGCCAACGGCCGCGAAGGCGTGGCGGAGACCGAGCCTCTTGATTTTCGTTTTCCCTACGCCTGCTCCAAGGGCGCGGCGGATCAATATGTGCGCGATTACCACCGGGTTTACGGCCTGCCCACCATCGTGTTGAGGAATTCCTGTATTTACGGTTCCCATCAATACGGGGTGGAGGATCAAAGCTGGCTGGCGCAATTCGCCATCCGGGCTTATCTGGGCAAATCCATCACCATGCATGGCGATGGGCGGCAGGTCCGCGATTTGCTTTATATCGACGATTTCGTGCGCTTAATCGATTTGATTTGCGAGAACAAACGGGGTCTGGAAGGCCGCGTGTATAACGTGGGCGGCGGAGCCGAGAACACGGTCAGCTTGCTTGAGCTTGTCGCGCTCATCGAGAAGCGACTCAAAAGAAAAATTCAGGTCAAGCACGCCCCGCCTTACCCCGGAGACCAGAAGATTTTCGTTTCGGATCTTTCCAGCCTTAAAAACGAGTTGGGATGGTTCCCCAAGGTTTCTGTTCAAACGGGCCTGGACCGGACGCTTTCCTGGATCGAGACCCATTTGGCGACAATCGAAAAAGCGCTGGGGGAGCGGCCGAAACTCGAAGCCGGAAAACCCAACACCGGGGCCAAGCCGCGGTCCAGACGCAGAACCAAAGGCAAGGCCTCCAAGGCCCGGCGTTGA
- a CDS encoding acyl-CoA dehydrogenase family protein, with amino-acid sequence MPQTTMKPAMKPSIKDYYFQDDSFLDDEGKTVRDTARAFIEKEVLKNIQRWDKGDISPYATHEEMVRDTARKLGRQIGLFGLNLKDLGKYLGDASYESISYTSYGAALRELEAADSTLRSLVSVQSSLVMFAVNKFGSEEQKKKWLPALHRGEKLGCFGLTEPQGGSDPGLMKTTAARRGSSWILNGNKVWITNGFADLAVVWAKTDEGIRGFLVEKGTPGFGNRSEEKWTFRPGVASSLSFSSCEIPEDNLLPKTVLPAGKDLGAPLSCLTEARYGICWGVIGAARACVEEVLAASKERTMFAVPLAQKQDMQRKLVWCLNEIENAQLVAFQLGRLKDSGRLSHTHVSMAKYNNVSKACEVARMCVEMLPADVFTFDAYHSGRHFRNLEVVKKYEGTHDIHMLIVGREITGLNAF; translated from the coding sequence ATGCCCCAGACAACCATGAAACCCGCGATGAAGCCTTCGATCAAGGATTATTATTTCCAGGACGACAGTTTTTTAGACGACGAAGGGAAGACCGTCCGGGACACGGCGCGGGCTTTTATTGAGAAAGAAGTCCTAAAAAATATTCAGCGCTGGGACAAAGGGGATATCAGCCCTTACGCCACGCACGAAGAAATGGTCCGGGACACGGCGCGCAAGCTGGGCCGTCAAATCGGGCTCTTCGGCCTGAATTTAAAAGACCTCGGCAAGTATTTGGGCGACGCCTCGTATGAATCGATCTCCTATACCTCGTACGGCGCGGCCTTGCGCGAGCTGGAAGCCGCGGATTCTACGCTGCGTTCGTTGGTTTCCGTGCAAAGCTCCTTGGTCATGTTCGCCGTCAATAAATTCGGCTCCGAAGAGCAGAAGAAAAAATGGCTGCCGGCGCTCCACCGGGGGGAAAAGCTGGGCTGCTTCGGCCTAACCGAGCCCCAGGGAGGCTCCGATCCCGGCTTAATGAAAACCACGGCCGCGCGCCGGGGCTCCTCATGGATTTTAAACGGCAACAAGGTCTGGATCACCAACGGATTTGCGGACCTGGCCGTTGTTTGGGCGAAAACCGATGAGGGCATCCGCGGGTTTCTGGTGGAGAAGGGAACGCCGGGATTTGGCAACCGTTCCGAGGAGAAATGGACGTTTCGCCCGGGCGTGGCATCCTCGTTGTCGTTTTCTTCCTGCGAAATCCCGGAGGACAATTTGTTGCCGAAAACCGTCTTGCCTGCGGGCAAGGATTTGGGCGCGCCGTTATCGTGCCTGACCGAGGCGCGCTACGGCATTTGTTGGGGCGTCATCGGCGCGGCCAGGGCCTGCGTCGAGGAAGTGTTGGCCGCGTCCAAGGAACGGACTATGTTTGCCGTGCCCTTGGCCCAAAAGCAGGATATGCAGAGAAAGCTGGTCTGGTGTTTAAACGAGATCGAAAACGCCCAACTCGTCGCTTTTCAGCTCGGCCGTTTGAAGGATTCGGGGCGGCTGTCTCATACCCATGTGTCCATGGCCAAATACAACAATGTGTCCAAGGCCTGCGAGGTCGCCAGAATGTGCGTTGAGATGCTGCCGGCCGATGTTTTCACCTTCGACGCGTATCATTCGGGCCGGCATTTCAGAAATTTGGAAGTGGTCAAAAAATACGAAGGCACCCATGATATTCATATGTTGATCGTGGGCCGGGAAATCACCGGTTTGAACGCTTTTTAA
- a CDS encoding FAD-binding protein, translating to MKPAYNKATPRIIGELRRIAGDAHVLTSDQDRRLYGGDSTEHLVFPPEVAVKPRTAEEISRILKLADEARIPVTPRGGGTGLSGGALPVFGGIALSVERMNQILEIDRENLMAVIEPGVITEILQNEVEKAGLYYPPDPASRGSCQLGGNVAENAGGPHALKYGVTKDYVLGLEAVLPSGEIIKTGGKLLKDVTGYNLTQLLVGSEGTLAIVTKIILKLIPLPQYRRLLYAPFPALDDAAVALTKIFARRIMPAACEFMEKSSMEIVEKRLSRQFPSRGSAQACLLVELDGNDQALLERESEIVGEILAEYNALDVLTCDSAEKQKEIWNLRRSIGEAVKQLIYKEEDTVVPRTRLPELVGLVKDISKRHGLESVCYGHAGDGNIHVNLLRGELDEGAWKLKSASAIREIFTETVRLGGNISGEHGIGWIQKEYLPMGLGPVEIKLMRRIKTLFDPNNILNPGKIFPESAV from the coding sequence TTGAAGCCCGCATACAACAAAGCAACTCCAAGAATTATCGGCGAGCTTCGCCGTATTGCCGGCGACGCCCATGTGTTGACTTCGGATCAGGATCGCCGCCTTTACGGCGGGGATTCGACCGAGCATCTTGTTTTTCCACCCGAAGTTGCGGTTAAGCCGCGCACGGCCGAAGAAATCAGCCGGATTTTAAAACTGGCCGATGAGGCGCGCATCCCGGTCACGCCCAGAGGCGGAGGAACCGGGTTATCCGGCGGCGCCCTTCCTGTGTTTGGAGGCATCGCGCTTAGCGTCGAGCGCATGAATCAGATTTTGGAAATCGACCGGGAAAATTTGATGGCGGTCATCGAGCCCGGCGTGATCACCGAAATCCTTCAAAACGAAGTCGAGAAAGCCGGGCTTTATTACCCGCCGGACCCGGCCAGCCGGGGCTCGTGCCAATTAGGCGGCAATGTGGCGGAAAACGCGGGCGGGCCCCATGCCTTGAAATACGGCGTCACCAAAGACTATGTCCTGGGCTTGGAAGCGGTGCTGCCCTCGGGTGAAATCATTAAAACCGGGGGCAAGCTTTTAAAAGACGTGACCGGGTACAATTTGACCCAGCTCTTGGTCGGCTCGGAAGGCACGCTCGCTATCGTCACCAAAATTATTTTAAAGCTGATCCCGTTGCCGCAATACCGGCGTCTGCTTTACGCCCCGTTCCCGGCCTTGGATGACGCGGCGGTCGCGCTCACTAAAATTTTTGCCCGGCGCATCATGCCTGCGGCCTGCGAGTTCATGGAAAAATCATCCATGGAAATCGTGGAGAAGCGTTTGAGCAGGCAGTTTCCTTCAAGGGGCTCGGCCCAGGCCTGCCTTCTGGTCGAATTGGACGGTAATGACCAGGCCCTTTTGGAAAGAGAATCCGAAATCGTGGGAGAGATTTTGGCCGAATACAATGCTTTGGATGTGCTCACCTGCGACTCCGCGGAAAAACAAAAAGAGATTTGGAATTTGCGCCGCTCTATCGGCGAGGCGGTCAAGCAATTGATTTATAAAGAGGAAGACACCGTGGTCCCCCGCACCCGCTTGCCTGAGCTGGTGGGCCTGGTGAAAGACATTTCCAAGCGCCACGGCCTTGAATCCGTTTGTTACGGCCATGCGGGCGACGGCAATATTCATGTCAATTTATTGAGGGGGGAACTCGATGAAGGCGCTTGGAAACTCAAGTCCGCGTCCGCCATTCGGGAGATTTTTACGGAAACCGTGCGTTTAGGCGGCAATATTTCCGGGGAGCACGGCATCGGCTGGATTCAAAAAGAATACTTACCCATGGGCCTGGGCCCTGTTGAAATCAAACTCATGCGCCGGATCAAAACTCTGTTCGATCCCAACAATATCCTTAACCCAGGCAAGATTTTTCCGGAATCAGCGGTCTAA
- a CDS encoding NADH-quinone oxidoreductase subunit N has product MNLAQFFAPEISVALAALGLLTLDFMAPNRRSLMNGVAYAGLFLAALSAPFAFKSQPASAFFGLDSLTAGFGLLVLVGTLVAVVMSQEDESLSRNWGSYLGLLMSASLGCLMLLKSRDFIFAFVAVELISISSFILVAFERRELALIEGALKYFLVGAFSSAIALYGISLYYTAAGTTEFSALGALSANKGAGVGVLMTAGLLLVFVSFGFKASLAPFHFWVPDAYQSAPTPFTAYLSVVPKVATLGLLALLMTSDFGGGSVLTAAALGPTLGVLACLTMTVGNVSAIAQNNMKRLLAYSSVAQAGYMLIGVLAASKLGSAGLVLYGFAYLFMNLGAFACVQWIEKSRGTVDITACDGLSLSRLPFALAFTAFLLSLAGIPPLVGFLAKYVVFASALEAHWVWVAVVGVLNSVISVYYYLRIAYRMFFIEEPGGAEALDSRSGLLPVTIILLLAGTVLLGLYPKPLLALVNF; this is encoded by the coding sequence ATGAATTTGGCCCAATTTTTCGCTCCGGAAATCAGCGTCGCCCTGGCTGCCTTGGGCTTATTGACGCTGGATTTCATGGCCCCCAACCGCCGGTCCTTAATGAACGGCGTGGCGTATGCGGGTTTGTTTTTGGCCGCGCTCTCGGCCCCGTTTGCCTTCAAGAGCCAGCCGGCCTCCGCTTTTTTCGGGCTTGATTCTTTGACCGCCGGCTTCGGCCTCTTGGTGCTTGTGGGAACGCTGGTCGCGGTGGTGATGAGCCAAGAGGATGAGTCTTTGTCGCGCAATTGGGGTTCGTATCTGGGCCTTCTGATGTCCGCGTCCTTGGGCTGCCTGATGTTGTTGAAGTCCCGGGACTTTATTTTTGCGTTCGTGGCCGTTGAATTGATTTCTATTTCATCGTTCATCCTGGTGGCTTTCGAGCGCCGGGAATTGGCCCTCATTGAAGGCGCGCTTAAATATTTTTTGGTCGGGGCCTTTTCTTCGGCCATCGCCCTCTATGGCATCAGCTTGTACTACACGGCCGCGGGAACCACCGAGTTTTCCGCCCTGGGCGCCTTGTCCGCGAACAAGGGAGCGGGCGTCGGCGTTTTAATGACGGCCGGATTGCTGCTTGTTTTTGTTTCTTTCGGGTTTAAAGCCTCGTTGGCGCCGTTTCATTTTTGGGTTCCGGACGCCTATCAATCCGCCCCAACGCCGTTTACCGCTTATCTTTCCGTGGTTCCCAAAGTCGCGACCTTGGGTTTATTGGCTTTGCTGATGACGAGTGATTTCGGCGGCGGTTCCGTGCTCACGGCCGCGGCGTTGGGCCCGACCTTGGGGGTGCTCGCCTGCTTGACCATGACCGTGGGCAATGTTTCGGCCATCGCTCAAAACAATATGAAGCGGCTGTTGGCCTATTCCTCCGTGGCGCAGGCCGGGTATATGCTCATCGGCGTCTTGGCCGCCAGCAAATTGGGCAGCGCCGGGTTGGTGCTTTACGGTTTCGCTTACCTGTTCATGAATCTCGGCGCTTTTGCCTGCGTGCAGTGGATTGAGAAAAGCAGGGGGACGGTCGATATTACCGCCTGCGACGGGTTATCGCTGTCGCGTCTGCCTTTTGCCTTGGCGTTCACCGCTTTTTTGTTATCCTTGGCCGGCATCCCGCCTTTGGTCGGGTTTTTGGCCAAATACGTGGTTTTTGCCAGCGCCCTTGAAGCCCATTGGGTTTGGGTGGCGGTCGTCGGTGTTTTAAATTCAGTCATTAGCGTTTATTATTACTTGAGAATCGCTTACAGGATGTTTTTTATCGAGGAGCCCGGCGGCGCCGAGGCGTTGGACAGCCGTTCGGGTTTGTTGCCCGTGACCATTATTCTTTTGCTCGCCGGCACCGTGCTTCTGGGTCTTTACCCCAAGCCCTTGCTGGCGTTGGTTAATTTTTGA
- a CDS encoding 2-oxoacid:acceptor oxidoreductase subunit alpha, protein MKKIVNDFTIEVATVNGTGSQTSNLVLTKAIASMGIPVGPKNVFPSNIAGLPTWYFMRVNKDGYLGRRRRVDVAVLLNPTTFISDIPRIHTGGAVIYESEYPLTGAAKRSDLIFYPVPFGHLAAHHISDFKLKKQLTNMIYVGVLAELLQIDAEAIKGALSHQLRGKEKAVLVNVDAIEVGRKYVRENLPKQDPYCVEPMNKTAGKVLIEGNTACAMGALFGGCTVAAWYPITPASSLSETVEDLFEKYRKDPSGKKRYAVIQAEDEIAAIGMAVGAGWTGARAMTGTSGPGISLMSEFVGFSYFAEVPLVIFDVQRIGPSTGLPTRTSQGDLLAVAHLSHGDTKHIMLIPSSVEECYEFSMLAFDLAERFQAPVFVMSDLDLGMNLWMTDPFKHPEKPFDRGKVLDEEDLKRLGRFERYGDPDDDGIPYRTYPGNAHPSAAYFTRGSGHNESAVYTEDGVAYQRIADRLLKKFETARGFLPQPAVDYVPGAKVGLIAYGSTDQIIHESRDLLAAEGVKTNYLKIRSYPFALEPVKEFFKKCDKIFLIEQNRDAQMAQLVKLELGKDAHKLQPLLHYTGFPIPTEVVVETILAKKKETPEVFAHAMMEGGE, encoded by the coding sequence ATGAAAAAAATCGTCAACGATTTCACGATTGAGGTTGCGACCGTCAACGGCACCGGCTCCCAGACTTCGAACTTGGTCTTGACCAAGGCCATCGCGAGCATGGGTATCCCCGTGGGCCCAAAAAATGTTTTTCCGTCTAATATCGCGGGTCTGCCCACCTGGTATTTCATGCGCGTCAACAAGGACGGGTATCTGGGCCGCCGCCGTCGCGTGGACGTGGCCGTGCTGTTGAACCCCACGACGTTTATCTCGGACATCCCCCGCATTCATACCGGCGGAGCCGTGATTTACGAATCAGAATACCCCCTGACCGGCGCGGCCAAACGCAGCGACTTGATTTTTTATCCGGTCCCTTTTGGGCATCTGGCCGCGCATCATATTTCGGATTTCAAGCTGAAAAAGCAATTGACCAACATGATTTACGTGGGCGTGCTGGCTGAGCTGCTTCAAATCGACGCCGAGGCCATCAAGGGCGCCTTGAGCCATCAATTGCGGGGCAAGGAAAAGGCGGTTCTAGTCAACGTCGACGCCATCGAAGTGGGCCGCAAATACGTGCGTGAGAATTTGCCCAAGCAAGATCCTTATTGCGTGGAACCCATGAACAAAACCGCCGGCAAGGTGCTCATCGAGGGCAACACCGCCTGCGCCATGGGCGCGCTCTTCGGCGGTTGCACCGTGGCCGCCTGGTACCCAATCACCCCGGCGTCTTCGTTGTCGGAGACCGTCGAAGACTTGTTTGAAAAATACCGCAAGGATCCCTCGGGCAAAAAGCGCTATGCCGTGATCCAGGCCGAAGATGAAATCGCGGCCATCGGCATGGCCGTGGGCGCGGGCTGGACCGGAGCGCGCGCCATGACCGGCACCAGCGGCCCGGGCATTTCGCTGATGTCCGAATTCGTCGGATTTTCTTATTTCGCCGAGGTCCCGCTGGTGATCTTCGATGTCCAAAGAATCGGGCCGTCGACCGGCCTGCCCACGCGCACGTCGCAGGGTGATTTGCTCGCCGTCGCGCATTTATCCCACGGCGACACCAAACACATCATGCTCATCCCTTCTTCCGTCGAAGAATGTTATGAGTTTTCCATGTTGGCTTTTGATTTGGCGGAGCGCTTCCAAGCGCCGGTTTTCGTGATGAGCGATTTGGATTTGGGCATGAATCTGTGGATGACCGATCCCTTCAAACATCCGGAGAAGCCCTTTGACCGGGGCAAGGTGTTGGATGAAGAGGATTTGAAAAGATTGGGCAGATTCGAGCGCTACGGCGATCCCGACGACGACGGCATCCCTTATCGGACTTATCCGGGCAACGCTCATCCCTCGGCCGCTTATTTTACCCGCGGCAGCGGCCATAACGAATCCGCGGTGTATACGGAAGACGGCGTGGCTTATCAACGCATCGCGGACCGTTTGCTGAAAAAATTCGAGACGGCAAGGGGCTTTTTGCCTCAGCCTGCGGTTGATTATGTGCCGGGCGCCAAAGTCGGCTTGATCGCGTACGGCTCAACGGATCAAATCATCCACGAGTCCCGGGACCTTTTGGCCGCGGAGGGCGTCAAAACCAATTATTTGAAAATCCGCTCCTATCCTTTTGCGTTGGAGCCGGTCAAGGAATTTTTTAAGAAATGCGACAAGATTTTCCTGATCGAGCAGAACCGCGACGCGCAAATGGCGCAGCTCGTCAAGCTGGAATTAGGCAAAGACGCGCATAAATTGCAGCCGTTGTTGCACTACACCGGTTTTCCGATCCCCACGGAAGTCGTGGTCGAAACCATTCTGGCCAAGAAAAAAGAAACGCCCGAAGTCTTCGCCCATGCCATGATGGAGGGCGGGGAATAA
- a CDS encoding 2-oxoacid:ferredoxin oxidoreductase subunit beta: MPEVKTVQNGTNRLGLSMEAYKGAPSTLCQGCGHDTISRHIMNAFYDFGVDPHRVAKMSGIGCSSKTPAYFMSRSCGLNAIHGRMPSVATGARLGNKSLFVLGVSGDGDTAAIGLGQFCHLIRRNVSMIYVIENNGVYGLTKGQFSATSDRGSKQKWGAVNEYDSIDCCSLAIELGCSFVARSFSGDAKQVVPLLQAAISHKGTALIDIISPCVTFNNHEGSTRSYAHVQKTDQPLHALDFIPFYEEVQVDYPAGTSKEVTMADGSHLLLKKLGRDYDPTNRLAAIEALARSKQEGALLTGMLYVNPDKKDLHEIENITDEPLNQLAEKELRPGPEALKQILDRHGWG, from the coding sequence ATGCCCGAAGTCAAAACCGTTCAGAACGGAACCAACAGGCTGGGTTTGAGCATGGAGGCCTATAAAGGCGCGCCTTCCACGCTGTGCCAGGGCTGCGGCCATGACACGATTTCCCGCCATATCATGAACGCTTTTTATGATTTCGGCGTCGATCCGCATCGCGTGGCGAAAATGAGCGGCATCGGTTGCTCATCGAAAACCCCGGCTTATTTTATGTCGCGCTCCTGCGGTTTGAACGCGATCCACGGGCGCATGCCCTCGGTGGCGACCGGAGCGCGTTTGGGCAACAAAAGCCTGTTCGTTTTGGGCGTTTCCGGCGATGGAGACACCGCGGCCATCGGCCTGGGCCAGTTCTGCCATTTAATCCGCAGGAATGTGTCCATGATTTATGTCATTGAAAACAACGGCGTTTACGGTTTGACCAAAGGACAGTTCTCCGCCACCTCGGACCGGGGCTCAAAACAGAAATGGGGCGCGGTCAATGAGTACGATTCCATCGACTGCTGCAGCTTGGCCATCGAGCTCGGCTGCTCGTTCGTGGCCCGTTCGTTTTCCGGCGACGCCAAACAAGTGGTTCCGTTGCTGCAGGCCGCCATCAGCCACAAGGGCACGGCATTAATCGATATCATCAGCCCGTGCGTGACCTTCAACAATCACGAGGGCTCGACCAGAAGCTACGCCCATGTTCAGAAAACGGACCAGCCGCTGCATGCCCTTGATTTCATTCCTTTTTATGAGGAAGTCCAGGTGGATTATCCCGCCGGCACGAGCAAGGAAGTCACCATGGCCGACGGGTCGCATCTTTTGTTGAAAAAATTAGGCCGCGATTATGATCCGACCAATCGTCTGGCCGCCATCGAGGCCTTGGCCCGGTCCAAACAAGAGGGGGCGTTGTTGACCGGCATGTTGTATGTAAATCCCGATAAAAAAGATCTTCACGAAATCGAAAATATTACGGATGAACCCTTGAACCAGTTGGCGGAAAAGGAACTGCGTCCGGGTCCCGAGGCCTTGAAGCAGATCCTTGACCGGCACGGTTGGGGATAA